In Panacibacter ginsenosidivorans, the following proteins share a genomic window:
- a CDS encoding YciI family protein, whose product MILKKNTFLKIAATLICFTIGFHTNAQTNTSVYDKALADSLGADEYGMKMYVLVMLKTGTNQTTDKATTDSLFKGHMQNISRLVSIKKLVVAGPLQKNEKNYRGIFILDVNTLEEARLLINTDPAIKAKLLDADMFLWYGSAALPEYLPYHEKVQKQSH is encoded by the coding sequence ATGATACTTAAAAAAAATACTTTTTTAAAAATTGCTGCTACATTAATATGTTTTACTATTGGTTTTCACACAAACGCACAAACTAATACATCAGTATATGACAAAGCATTGGCTGATTCATTAGGTGCAGACGAGTATGGCATGAAGATGTATGTTTTAGTGATGCTGAAAACAGGAACAAACCAAACAACAGATAAAGCAACAACAGACAGTTTATTTAAGGGCCACATGCAAAATATTAGCCGCCTGGTAAGCATAAAAAAGTTAGTGGTAGCCGGGCCATTACAGAAGAATGAAAAAAATTATCGTGGCATTTTTATATTAGATGTGAACACTTTGGAAGAAGCCAGGTTATTAATAAATACAGATCCTGCCATTAAAGCAAAATTACTCGACGCAGATATGTTTCTTTGGTATGGTTCTGCAGCGCTGCCTGAATATTTACCCTATCATGAGAAAGTACAAAAGCAAAGTCATTAA
- a CDS encoding head GIN domain-containing protein, producing the protein MKKISLAFMLQSISCMTVFAQDKIKIEPSGNIISKEISVQAFDAINAKGLYELVLQQGDKETVKIEADDNLMDLFSVKNNGNTLEIDMPNLKDKNIDFKNKDDRKSLKLKVYVTFKKLKSLDLSVIGSVRSEATVKADAFNLESKSVGNVDLKLSAGILTVNNKGVGNITLSGNANNADVSNKGVGEFNGGDLVVQTMNIDNTGVGNANVNVVKDLNIKQSFLGKVNNKGAAKTHKMEGVEM; encoded by the coding sequence ATGAAAAAAATATCTCTTGCTTTTATGCTACAGTCTATTAGTTGCATGACAGTATTTGCACAGGATAAAATAAAAATAGAACCGAGCGGCAACATTATTAGCAAAGAAATATCCGTACAGGCATTTGATGCAATAAATGCCAAAGGTCTTTATGAACTTGTTTTGCAACAAGGCGATAAGGAAACTGTAAAAATAGAAGCCGACGATAATTTGATGGATCTTTTTTCTGTAAAGAATAATGGCAATACACTTGAAATTGACATGCCCAACCTAAAAGATAAAAACATTGATTTCAAAAATAAAGATGACAGAAAATCTTTGAAACTGAAAGTCTATGTAACTTTTAAGAAGCTAAAAAGCCTTGATCTTTCGGTTATCGGCAGTGTACGCTCCGAAGCAACCGTAAAAGCAGATGCATTTAATTTAGAAAGCAAGAGCGTAGGCAATGTTGACCTTAAATTAAGTGCTGGTATATTAACCGTAAACAATAAAGGCGTGGGCAATATAACACTAAGCGGTAATGCAAATAACGCAGATGTAAGTAATAAAGGCGTGGGGGAGTTTAATGGTGGCGATCTTGTTGTTCAAACCATGAACATTGATAACACAGGCGTTGGAAATGCCAATGTTAACGTTGTAAAAGACCTTAATATCAAACAATCATTTCTTGGAAAGGTAAATAATAAGGGCGCTGCAAAAACGCATAAAATGGAAGGTGTGGAAATGTAA
- a CDS encoding DUF3467 domain-containing protein, with the protein MADQQIPQNNQLNIEITEEVAEGSYANLAIITHSHAEFVIDFVNVMPGTPKSKVKSRIIFTPMHAKRFMRALQENVDRYEAANGKIQDLEQIEIPMNFGGPTAQA; encoded by the coding sequence ATGGCAGATCAACAGATACCACAAAACAATCAACTCAATATAGAAATTACTGAAGAAGTAGCAGAAGGTAGTTATGCTAACCTTGCCATTATAACACATAGCCATGCAGAATTTGTAATAGATTTTGTGAATGTAATGCCCGGTACACCCAAGAGCAAAGTAAAATCAAGGATCATTTTCACTCCTATGCATGCTAAACGTTTTATGCGTGCTTTACAGGAAAATGTGGACCGCTACGAAGCCGCCAACGGAAAAATACAGGACCTCGAACAAATAGAAATTCCTATGAATTTTGGTGGGCCAACTGCACAAGCATAG
- a CDS encoding phospho-sugar mutase, with protein MDAAIQTKVNTWLNGSYDQATKDEILRLQKDSPDELVESFYQNLEFGTGGLRGIMGVGTNRINKYTVGMCTQGFANYLKKTYPDIEIRMAIAHDSRNNSRFFAETTANVFAANGIKVFLFESLRPTPELSFAIRHFKCNGGVVCTASHNPKEYNGYKAYWNDGGQLVPPHDKNVIREVEAITNVDEVKWDGGEAHITLIGADVDAAYIDMVKGLSVYPDVIAAQHDLKIVYTPIHGTGIKLVPGVLKAFGFTNVTIVEEQSTPDGNFPTVVYPNPEESEAMSIGLKKAKALDADILCGTDPDADRVGIAIKNHKGDWMLMNGNQTAVLAFTYMMEARKAKGIAQPNDMVVKTIVTTDMIYNVAKANDVACYDVLTGFKWIAELIKEKEGKENYVIGGEESFGMMIGDKVRDKDAVSAVALLCEMAAYEKSKGRSLYDKLIDLYVKYDFYLEHLISITKKGMRGQEEIAEMMQGYRNNPPATINGTKVVHLLDYQLQVGKNLVTNEIWDITLPKSNVLQFLLEDGTKISARPSGTEPKIKFYFSVNTKLASKEAYDDTHAMLMNRIKAVIEDMKLK; from the coding sequence ATGGACGCAGCAATTCAAACGAAAGTAAATACATGGCTGAATGGCAGTTACGACCAGGCAACTAAAGATGAAATTTTACGACTGCAAAAAGACAGTCCTGATGAATTGGTTGAATCGTTTTACCAGAATCTTGAATTTGGTACCGGCGGTCTGCGCGGAATAATGGGTGTTGGTACCAATCGCATCAATAAATATACAGTAGGCATGTGCACGCAGGGCTTTGCTAATTATCTAAAAAAGACATATCCCGATATTGAGATAAGAATGGCGATTGCACATGACAGCCGCAACAACAGCCGCTTCTTTGCAGAAACAACAGCCAATGTTTTTGCGGCAAACGGCATAAAAGTTTTTTTGTTTGAATCACTAAGGCCAACGCCGGAACTAAGTTTTGCTATTCGTCATTTCAAATGTAATGGCGGCGTGGTTTGTACAGCATCGCATAATCCTAAAGAATACAATGGTTATAAAGCATACTGGAATGATGGCGGACAATTGGTACCACCACATGATAAAAATGTTATTCGTGAAGTAGAAGCAATAACCAATGTTGATGAAGTAAAATGGGATGGGGGAGAAGCACACATTACATTGATCGGTGCTGATGTTGACGCTGCATATATTGATATGGTAAAAGGTTTAAGTGTGTATCCTGATGTTATTGCTGCGCAGCATGATCTTAAAATCGTTTACACTCCAATACATGGTACAGGTATAAAATTAGTACCCGGGGTGTTGAAAGCATTTGGGTTTACCAATGTTACCATCGTTGAAGAACAGAGTACACCTGATGGAAATTTTCCAACAGTTGTTTACCCAAACCCTGAAGAGAGCGAAGCGATGAGCATAGGTTTGAAAAAAGCCAAAGCATTAGATGCGGATATTTTATGCGGCACTGATCCTGATGCAGATCGGGTTGGCATTGCTATCAAAAATCATAAAGGTGATTGGATGTTAATGAATGGCAACCAGACCGCAGTACTTGCTTTCACATACATGATGGAAGCACGCAAAGCAAAGGGTATTGCGCAACCAAATGATATGGTAGTAAAAACAATTGTCACCACCGACATGATCTATAATGTTGCTAAGGCAAATGATGTTGCGTGTTATGATGTGTTAACTGGTTTTAAATGGATCGCAGAACTAATTAAGGAAAAAGAAGGCAAAGAAAATTATGTGATCGGTGGTGAAGAAAGTTTTGGTATGATGATCGGCGATAAAGTGCGTGATAAAGATGCTGTATCTGCGGTTGCACTGCTTTGCGAAATGGCAGCTTATGAAAAAAGTAAAGGACGTTCATTGTATGATAAACTGATCGACCTCTATGTAAAATATGATTTCTATCTTGAACACCTTATCAGCATTACCAAGAAAGGTATGCGCGGGCAGGAAGAAATTGCAGAAATGATGCAGGGTTATCGTAACAATCCGCCTGCGACAATTAATGGCACTAAGGTGGTGCACTTACTCGATTATCAATTACAGGTTGGAAAAAATCTTGTTACTAATGAAATTTGGGATATTACTTTACCAAAGAGTAATGTGTTACAGTTCCTGTTAGAAGATGGAACAAAAATTTCTGCAAGACCAAGCGGCACAGAGCCAAAGATCAAATTCTATTTTAGTGTGAATACAAAGCTTGCGAGCAAAGAAGCTTATGACGATACACATGCAATGTTGATGAATCGCATTAAAGCTGTGATAGAAGATATGAAGCTGAAATAA